From a single Pyxicephalus adspersus chromosome 11, UCB_Pads_2.0, whole genome shotgun sequence genomic region:
- the LOC140340262 gene encoding olfactory receptor 5V1-like has protein sequence MINQTFLNGFVLLGFSDEQVFFFFMILMTYSMIIVGNLTIFSVIKIDVHLQTPMYFFLSYLSLLDVCYSSVTLPGMLVNAITGNTRVSFNLCFTQLYFFVSLGGSECLLLAAMAYDRYVAICNPLHYPVVMNKTFCSYLVGGSWFFGFLNSVLHTALTSKLTFCRHRHVNHFFCDVPPMLNASCADTHTSQMLLYIVSVFLGMSPFVFVIASYIQIISTIFKIHSASGRKKAFSTCSSHLIVVTVFYITANFNYIGPKPGESFDIIRLSSILYSVLTPLFNPVIYCLRNQEVKRALKKAFTGKYSASKLSLCQIK, from the coding sequence ATGATAAACCAGACTTTCCTTAATGGTTTTGTTTTGCTAGGATTTTCAGACGAgcaggttttctttttctttatgatCCTCATGACTTACTCTATGATAATTGTTGGCAATCTCACCATCTTTAGTGTCATCAAGATTGACGTCCATCTTCAaacaccaatgtattttttcctcaGTTATTTATCCTTATTGGATGTTTGTTACTCTTCTGTTACCCTCCCAGGTATGTTGGTCAATGCCATAACGGGCAACACAAGAGTGTCTTTCAACCTTTGCTTTACTCAGCTTTATTTCTTTGTCTCTCTTGGTGGGTCGGAATGTCTTCTTCTGGCTGCAATGGCGTACGATAGATACGTGGCCATATGCAACCCTCTCCACTATCCTGTAGTCATGAACAAGACATTCTGTTCCTACTTAGTTGGAGGATCTTGGTTCTTCGGATTCTTGAACTCTGTTCTTCACACTGCATTGACATCCAAGCTGACATTTTGTAGACATCGGCATGTCAACCACTTTTTTTGTGACGTTCCACCCATGTTGAATGCTTCTTGTGCCGATACACACACCAGCCAAATGTTACTTTACATAGTCAGTGTGTTCCTTGGCATGTCTCCTTTTGTGTTTGTCATTGCTTCCTATATTCAGATAATTTCAaccatttttaaaattcactCAGCCTCTGGCAGAAAAAAGGCCTTCTCCACTTGCTCCTCCCACCTCATCGTCGTAACAGTATTCTACATCACTGCCAATTTTAACTATATCGGTCCAAAACCCGGGGAGTCCTTTGATATCATACGATTATCTTCTATTTTATACAGTGTTCTTACCCCTCTGTTCAATCCGGTTATATACTGTCTGCGGAATCAAGAGGTGAAAAGGgccttaaaaaaagcatttactggAAAATATTCTGCTTCAAAATTATCATTgtgtcaaataaaataa
- the LOC140340263 gene encoding olfactory receptor 6F1-like produces MVNSSRITEFVLLGFPDHLSAQIAIFYIFLVLYTLTLTGNVLIIVATSFTTELHTPMYFFLSNLSFLEIFYTSVTIPKMLLNFLFKTNSISFMGCAVQMYLFIALGSTECSLLAVMAYDRYVAVCDPLHYVTVIDSPTCIVLACSSWISGFINSTIHTTQIFQHNFCSCNVISQFFCDIRPLLNLACGDTLPTELILFVIGGAYGFGSFVLTLVSYIHIISTILKIRSKEGQNKAFSTCTSHLIVVCLFYSTSFFTYYRRNSEDVTDQEKLTPVVYAVITPTLNPLIYTMRNKEFKNTLRKMIRGKQLKIFNQERNNKQFTMVQTN; encoded by the coding sequence ATGGTGAACAGCAGCAGAATTACAGAATTTGTCCTCCTTGGATTTCCAGACCATCTCTCTGCACAAATTgctatcttttatatatttcttgtgTTGTATACACTAACCCTAACAGGAAATGTACTTATCATTGTAGCAACGTCGTTTACTACCGAACTACACACCCCCATGTACTTTTTTCTTAGTAATTTATCTTTTCTTGAGATATTTTATACCTCAGTGACCATTCCAAAAATGCTTCTTAATTTTCTCTTTAAGACCAATTCCATTTCTTTCATGGGCTGTGCTGttcagatgtatttatttatagctttGGGCAGTACGGAGTGCTCTTTGCTTGCTGTCATGGCTTATGACCGGTATGTAGCCGTCTGTGATCCCCTGCATTATGTGACTGTCATAGACTCTCCTACTTGTATTGTTTTAGCTTGCAGCTCTTGGATCAGCGGCTTCATCAACTCCACAATCCACACCACCCAAATCTTTCAACATAACTTCTGTTCTTGTAATGTCATAAGCCAATTTTTCTGTGATATCCGGCCTTTGTTGAATTTGGCTTGCGGTGACACTCTACCGACTGAGCTTATTCTCTTTGTTATCGGTGGAGCCTATGGATTTGGGTCGTTTGTTCTGACTTTGGTATCCTACATCCACATCATTTCCACCATATTGAAAATTAGATCTAAGGAAGGACAAAACAAAGCCTTTTCCACGTGTACCTCTCATTTGATTGTTGTATGCTTGTTCTACAGCACATCCTTTTTTACGTATTATAGACGTAATTCTGAAGATGTAACCGACCAAGAGAAGCTGACCCCTGTGGTCTATGCTGTGATCACTCCAACGCTGAATCCACTAATTTATACAATGAGGAACAAAGAGTTCAAGAATACGCTAAGGAAGATGATTAGGGGGAAGCAACTGAAAATTTTTAATCAAGAAAGGAATAACAAACAATTTACCATGGTCCaaacaaactga
- the LOC140340265 gene encoding olfactory receptor 1E16-like, with product MAATNKTSMDVFTLLGFPEQHKIFSFIIAAIYTTTVLGNLSVFCIIQVDSRLQSPMYFFLACLSLLDVCYSTVTLPAMLANAITGNRKISFNRCLTQLYFFICFGGTECLFLAVMAYDRYVAICNPLHYTTTMNGKVCSYFVAASGLSGSINAAFHTMMTWKLTFCGDQDIKHYFCDVLPLLEAACSDIQDSRVLLHVVTVFIGMTPFILVTNSYIRIISAILKIRSTTGRQKVFSTCSSHLIVVTVFYSTAIFNYNGPNSGDSFVFVRVASLLYSIVPPLLNPIVYCLRNIEVKRAFRDGFSKLYVFFK from the coding sequence ATGGCAGCCACAAATAAAACTTCCATGGATGTCTTTACCTTACTGGGGTTTCCAGAACAGCAcaaaatattctcttttataaTTGCTGCAATCTACACAACAACTGTTCTAGGAAATCTCTCTGTTTTCTGCATCATTCAGGTAGACAGCCGCCTCCAGtcaccaatgtattttttcctggcTTGTCTATCTCTATTAGATGTCTGTTACTCTACAGTTACTCTCCCAGCCATGTTGGCCAATGCCATAACGGGCAACAGGAAGATTTCCTTCAATAGATGTCTTACAcaactttatttctttatctgCTTTGGAGGAACAGAATGTCTGTTTTTGGCTGTCATGGCTTATGACCGATATGTGGCAATATGTAACCCCCTCCACTACACCACCACAATGAATGGCAAGGTCTGTTCATACTTTGTGGCAGCATCTGGGCTTAGCGGATCAATTAATGCTGCTTTTCACACCATGATGACATGGAAACTAACTTTTTGTGGTGACCAAGATATCAAACACTACTTCTGTGATGTTCTTCCATTATTAGAAGCAGCTTGTAGTGATATACAGGACAGTCGAGTGCTATTACATGTTGTTACGGTTTTTATTGGGATGACCCCATTCATACTTGTTACAAACTCATACATTCGTATTATTTCTGCCATACTGAAAATCCGCTCCACCACTGGAAGGCAGAAGGTCTTCTCCACATGTTCATCCCACCTCATTGTTGTAACAGTGTTTTACTCAACAGCTATCTTCAACTATAATGGTCCCAACTCTGGAGATTCTTTTGTCTTTGTCCGAGTGGCATCTCTTCTGTACAGTATTGTTCCCCCATTGCTGAACCCAATTGTTTACTGTCTAAGAAATATTGAAGTAAAGAGAGCCTTTAGGGATGGTTTTAGCAAattatatgtcttttttaaatga
- the LOC140340266 gene encoding olfactory receptor 1f45-like, whose translation MAATNRTSLDAFTLLGFPEQHTIFWFMIALIYTTTVLGNLSVFSIIQVDSRLQSPMYFFLACLSLLDVCYSTVTLPAMLANAITGNRKISFNRCLTQLYFFVCFGGTECLFLAVMAYDRYVAICNPLHYTTAMNGKVCSYLVVASWLSGSINAAFHTMMTWKLTFCGDRHIKHYFCDVLPLLEAACSDIQDSRVLLHVVTVFIGMAPFIVLTNSTTGRQKVFSTCSSHLIVVTVFYSTAALNYNGPNSGDSFVFVRVASLLYSIVPPLLNPFVYCLRNNQVKRALKKKYLPNQYAILAYQGWKTRLENIYAGQTFQSVRW comes from the exons ATGGCAGCCACAAATAGGACTTCTTTGGATGCCTTTACCTTATTGGGCTTTCCAGAACAGCACACAATATTTTGGTTTATGATTGCGCTAATCTACACAACAACTGTTCTAGGAAATCTCTCTGTTTTCAGCATCATTCAGGTAGACAGCCGCCTCCAGtcaccaatgtattttttcctggcTTGTCTATCTCTATTAGATGTCTGTTACTCTACAGTTACCCTCCCAGCCATGTTGGCCAATGCCATAACAGGCAACAGGAAGATTTCCTTCAATAGATGTCTTACACAACTCTATTTCTTTGTTTGCTTTGGAGGAACAGAATGTCTGTTTTTGGCTGTCATGGCTTATGACCGATATGTGGCGATATGTAACCCCCTCCACTACACCACCGCAATGAATGGCAAGGTCTGCTCATATCTTGTGGTGGCATCCTGGCTCAGCGGATCAATAAATGCTGCTTTTCATACCATGATGACTTGGAAACTAACTTTTTGTGGTGACCGACATATCAAACACTACTTCTGTGATGTTCTTCCATTATTAGAAGCAGCTTGTAGTGATATACAGGACAGTCGAGTGCTATTACATGTTGTTACGGTTTTTATTGGTATGGCTCCATTCATAGTTCTTACAAACTCCACCACTGGAAGGCAGAAGGTCTTCTCTACATGTTCATCCCACCTCATTGTTGTAACAGTGTTTTACTCAACTGCTGCCTTGAACTATAATGGTCCCAACTCTGGAGATTCCTTTGTCTTTGTCCGAGTGGCATCTCTTCTGTACAGTATTGTTCCTCCATTGCTGAACCCATTTGTTTACTGTCTAAGAAATAATCAAGTGAAGCGAGCCTTGaag aaaaaatacttaccaaaccaatatgcaattttggcctatcaagggtggaaaactagattagaaaatatttatgcaggacaaacatttcaaagtg tccgatggtaA